In Rhopalosiphum padi isolate XX-2018 chromosome 3, ASM2088224v1, whole genome shotgun sequence, the genomic stretch CCTGCGTAAAatcatgaattaataaaaattatttctgaaatattgaaatatataagtatgttctatataaatattttataaattataataatataatacagtaaattcccgttacaacgaaaaatcccgttataacgaaagtcatagaagtcccctgccgaaaagcagagcttataaagagcttattcgaattttcgttataacgaaaaaaaaaattcggtcccctGGAGTTCGCTGTAACgagattttactgtatatatatatttatactatgtcCAGCGAGAAAACATGACATGGTCAAACGTAAATCAGTTTTGTCTATCTCCATGGCCCCATGCGATATTCTGCTATACTGAAACCTGTCACGATGACAGCCAGGGTGTTGGTGGGTATGACCAGAATTTACATGTTCTCTTCTTTTGTTGGGCAAATTATTCAagtatgtatctatattaaatatttattatatactataatgggTGTTGTCTGtttcaatcaaaaattaattttccgtTTTCcgccaaattataaaaaacgtcATTCCTTTTTCtgccaattataaattatagaattttaaagtttGGGAACCCTTAtgtaaagatttaataatatcatatgttttattattaactataatgtgtgtataaacTAAAGAGTATAGtgactgtatactgtatagttaaataataattgtacacctACAATTAGTTTAAtcattaggtattttataatattattataaagaaagtatttaaattattttaaaaaaatgaccacaataaaacatatgaaaaatatcaacaaagTTTGTctttcaaaaaaacattttattcctatgaaataaattcttttattaaaataatcactaatttaaatcgaattattcaaaagtaataaattaccgCAACATTAAGttgtgcataaaaaaaataaaaataataaatgtattaggtacatatgtatattattgtgtaaaactactattgtttttacttatttactgAGTATACagtgtttttatatttgcatatagttttgacaataatatatcatagctCGATTAATTATTGATTGAGACTGAAATCACATTatagttactaaaaaaatataataatattaaatcttttaCTTAAGGAttcctaaatttaaaaattttataattcataattggcGGAAAGGGAATAATGTTTTTCTAATTTAGCGGAAACAGGTGACACCCTTGGATATAAAGTACTATACAAGTAGCCAAATACTTCGATCTTAATTCGTTCAATGCCTTAGTGAGAATTAAATCCTTCCcctataatgattaatttttatattttttataatagttaaatttaatctaatgtTAAAGCTGATAACATAAAGTTGAAAATTGGTTTTGCCAAATCAATTTGGCCAAAAGGCAAATTCTCTTTGTTATACGAATTTGTTAGACGGAGCACGGAGATAATATATGCGACTATGTGGGTGTAACGTCATCTGGTTCTCTTATAgttaaatgcataaataaaataaatgtaataaaaacatgaaaatattgtGTACTTACATTCAATGTTATTGTGTTCCACTTCTTTCTGAAACGATCGACTTTTTCTTTAATAACTTTCTGAAGTTCTAGAGATATtaaaccttttaaaatataatattgtataataatttatattgtgaatataaaataaaatagattggtttttaaattaatcatcattattttaggtatttaaaaatattttaataggtaatatctataaaagtacttataggtataattagaatttacaagtttattattcaaacaaatatagtattgtattatacatgtaggtatattataatttatattaatatccatattataggtattaaacaaAGGCTGacgataatacttttaattacatttttgtatataaatactataaatagaatcttatatattatcacaatCAGAGCCGGCCTTAGGATAGAGCGAGGTTTGGGGTAAATTTTTTTAGGCGAGGcctaaagtaaattttttttcttatttataagtCAGCTAGGCCCAAAATGTCATACCAAAGCGAGAAGCTCGGAACAGGGGCCGCACTGGCTTCTGCCCGAGACCAgcactaattattaaaataacataatatacttttaattgtCGACCGTCACAAGACATTATAGCCAAGGTTACCTATGTgacactttaaattattttgacatcATTGTCGTAATCGTATTTATTAAAGGGATTtgagattattaattttatcatttatttgagtttagagtaataatttataaatacaattaataagtgctaacttttaaaatgtcaaacgcgaataataattttatttatgtgaaaGGGAaagattgaaattaaataatacctagtttatagttataggtaccatactagtatttataatcaatgctaccACGTACTAATTGGAAAGATATCTATGATTTATCTTTATGTAATGTagctaaattaaaaagaataaaacaatattaattaagattcaaatatttttttttatatatatacttacaataatCGATGAACTTGATAGTTTACCAAAaggagaaaaataaaatgattttaggtttattgattttattttattatttaaataaaaaaataaaatgagtatatgcataaaaaaataaattataaaatgtttggtcACTTTGTCAGGTTATTATTGcaacttaaaatttgttttgatttttaattctaactttattttattaattgtgcaAATATGcactttcatttaaattattgtttttaaaagtaataatatcttaaacattaaaaaaagtacCTTTATCTTTAAAAAGgttgtaaaaaaagaaataatctcttgtttatttaagttatatgattaaaataatattcgatctttaaataaaataatctattaagaaaatattataaaaaacaaaacaggtaaaatattatagtctttTATTAAGAcacacaaaaaatttaaatagatttatattaataaatagtggattaattttttttttaatgttcgaggtatgtaaatatatatttatatattatattattcaatttcgtATTTACCTAATAATCGACATTGGCCTAATCTTAGTTTTTGAACTAAGTCCAATATTTCTATACACAATTTTTCTTTGTAGAGCAATTGTTCAAGATTTAAACCTATATTAACACAAATTATACTtcattaaactttaaagtatctACATATAActtctatatattaaaaattactattgttTTTCGATTtccatataaattttaatcttaaatcaACTACAAATGGACTATCTTTATGAATATTCATTGACTTCAAAATTGCTTCAAAGCTTTTTGGACAAAACACATTTATGCTCTTCATAAAAATCTCGATATCTTTGTAGAAACATGTCATTTCAGTGCTTGTTACTAATTTTGTGCAAATCTTGCATTGCCAAATCGACATTTTGTTTAATGGATTTATTGGTAAAATGCGCCCATCACAATTTTTAACTATGCAATTCAGCGATGCTAAGTCAGCTCCAAATtcctacaataaaataaatataattgaaattaggatgtacaacataaaaatggtgaaaatatattatgataactaaCTTCTGTGTCACAACATCGACTACAAGtgcaaataaattgttttgaagtTAACAAATGATGATGTCGTAATGaagttggccaaattaaatttgtgtaaCTTGTAGTAATTTCCTGTCCTTTATATATCGGTAAGGAAGCTTTTACAATCATTTGAAGTTTTTCATCAAAATTGTGCATTGTGTTAGGAACACAGCAATGGTTCATAAATGATGCTACAGGATACAGGccttttaaacttattaatttattttcacgatttaaaattgtttcaaaacaATTAGCATCCATTATTTTACAAGTAGTTATCATTATTTGTTCATCCTCCTTGTGTAATTCCATACTTATGTTTCTTTTCAATTCTTCTACctagttataatatgtaatataaaatataaaactttaatttaaaatgacaaaGTACAGTACACACATGAGCCACCATCTTAACCACGATTTAACATTTAGAAAATAGCaccaatttaaaagtttaaaactagTAGATTAGTGCAAAATTAATAacgtatgtatataacattacatatttgtatttaatttgtattgattttaaatatagttattttagattTGAATAATTTGTCTAAATCTTTTAGACAATTAATTAAACGTATTGtggttttataactatataagttgtTTTTGTGTGTGTTTAACTTAACAGTTaacgtacattattttattttatattatactggataattgtattttaaaaataataagatttattttaagatatgtGTTTATTTACACCCATTTATACCAAACGAAAATTCATGCCGTTCTAACGCGTTCTATCTAAGGCGGTActgagttaaatatttataataacaattatttttttttaatttcaataaatttaggaatttaatacaagattcttcataagttttcattataatagttataaaaaatatcaaaaatacataggcatgattttgtttatataagcgtttgatgtacacatttttacaaattctcaaaataacaaaaatttggaaattatttttaaattgttcaatttttatagccattaaaatataatattgaaacttaTAATAACGactgtatttattttcttctattgtaaaaatatttttcatcgaaATTTTAGTGctatatgttttattacattttataatatatgcaatgtcAAAATGACTGTTTCATGTAGACATGtagattaattttgaaatattacctataatacattaacatGAAACTATTCACATTGTATTACGGTAAGTAAGgtggtattgactcaaaagtaaataatataaagccaGAAGATTTCTCTAGGGTcccttaaaaatattgatgtgaTCCTTCCAGCCTCCAGCCATGAAAGTCTAAACAGCACGCTTATACCAATTTTAATATGCGTAATATTGTTGTATGTCACCCCTGCACTTAAAGTTAGATTTTTGGTGCCGTTAAGTAAGGTTAGGTTAGCATTTGAAACGACCTTTTTTCATCCAGCGGACTTTAAATAACGTTTTTTCCGCTTTCAAAAAATTACTTTCTAAATCAGATTAATATGCATGCACGTTTATCGATATTCGATATACGTATtgtctaatattatatcaactatcAAGTACTATATAGCTAGTTAGGTTATGTTGGATCATTCCTGAGCAGTTCCACGAAATTGAAGTTTAGTGAATCTAGATACAGCTAAAGAACGGTAAGAACAGCAGTATATAGTGGGTTGTACGTTtgataataaatctattaattacCTAGGTCCTAGGTACatgttagtattttatataatattatagtagatacAGCATGCTTAGTATAACCAAAAAAATGGCcagatttagaaataaaaataaatcggtGAGGAGCGGTCAGCAGtggaattttgaaaatttaaaagattataGTTAAAGGACTCTGcagaatcattaaaaaatacctCAAACGTGAGTTTTTCTGTCAATTTCTTTTGCAATGCGTCCAGGAAGTACTCATACTCGCCGTGTTTGATCGACAAGCCCCGGACGGCTGTTATTGCATTGTAAATGCCCACCGACCACGTCTGTCCATCGCTCTTGGTTTTCGGGCGCAGCTGGCAAACGTACCGGCATTCGTCTCGGTGTTCGGGTCGGTTGGCACACTTACTACCACACACCGGCCACTGGCAACCACCCGGACATCCTGTCGGCTTCGTTACTACCGCATAACACACTGGACACACCGGACTTCCTGCGCCATCCGGGCTCATCGTTCTTGGCGAAACGATCAGCGGCACGTCCACGAATATCACGTCACCCGCGTTGTAGTCGCGGGTAGCCACGATACCGCGACCGGCCACTGTTGCGGACCCAGCGCAGATCGTCCATCCACCATAGCTTTTTGCGCCTCTTTGGGACAGATAATTCTTTACACAATCGTTGATAGCGTCCATATCCATACCTATTATACCGTGTGGGCGGCGCTGAAGTGTGTGTTGTTTGTTTACTAATCGCAGCGCTATAAAAACAATCCAATTTGTtactttataactaaaaaaataaaaataaataatacttattattttttcttattgcaTGTTAACTGTTAtactatttttgataattagGTTAATACAGGTTAGCAGAATAATTAGTgttaaattattcattcaaaaaataaattatgtatttgtttatttaattaaaataataataattttataaaagcaaaaaaaaaaaaaattactcattaattagttttaactacatattttatagtctcGAAGATAGGTAAGTATGTAGGTATCAACTAGCTTGATTCCATTTTGTTGAGTACTGACTGTACGGTAATCTTGAGATTTGTGTTCGGCGCAAGTTATATAGGTTCCGGATGTACCAGTGAGTCGATGTATTACATTCTACGCAATAGATATATGTACCTATCCACTAACGCAGTGTATAGCATTAAATTCGTAAATTAACAGatcctttatttattattataagcaaagTTTGGTGAATTAATGAAAAGAAATAACTGAAGTTAACTGAACTCGAGATTCGTTAATTGTAATAagaagttaatagttaataaataatacattaactaGCTAAGttaatatagaaataacaatacaattaaccaaattcagtttaaaatattaatctacttTTGTTAATCATAAGtagtatgataattatataaaaagtattttgtgtttatctatctcgtatgtattatactattttatcaaaacatttcagcattagtttattttttatttaaaaccaactGTGTTTACTGTATAcagtagtta encodes the following:
- the LOC132927099 gene encoding SET domain-containing protein SmydA-8-like — protein: MDMDAINDCVKNYLSQRGAKSYGGWTICAGSATVAGRGIVATRDYNAGDVIFVDVPLIVSPRTMSPDGAGSPVCPVCYAVVTKPTGCPGGCQWPVCGSKCANRPEHRDECRYVCQLRPKTKSDGQTWSVGIYNAITAVRGLSIKHGEYEYFLDALQKKLTEKLTFEVEELKRNISMELHKEDEQIMITTCKIMDANCFETILNRENKLISLKGLYPVASFMNHCCVPNTMHNFDEKLQMIVKASLPIYKGQEITTSYTNLIWPTSLRHHHLLTSKQFICTCSRCCDTEEFGADLASLNCIVKNCDGRILPINPLNKMSIWQCKICTKLVTSTEMTCFYKDIEIFMKSINVFCPKSFEAILKSMNIHKDSPFVVDLRLKFIWKSKNNSLNLEQLLYKEKLCIEILDLVQKLRLGQCRLLGLISLELQKVIKEKVDRFRKKWNTITLNVFEEQISKLKEIYSSILDEDANLNINNIQ